One genomic region from Candidatus Methylomirabilota bacterium encodes:
- a CDS encoding transposase: MISFDEWGPLELKPLGGVAWARRRRPQRMRATYHRRKGTEQFLGFYDVHADCLSGLFRRRKRIVEISEAFRRLRACYPRKRLFVILDNLHNVHDHPRFLAVLRRLHIHPVWTPTDASWLNAIEAHFGVTKRATLTGSDDLDHVPRRRRIYRYLRYRNRQIGQADHPLTRIRSTRPIKLDRH; this comes from the coding sequence GTGATCTCGTTCGACGAGTGGGGGCCCCTGGAACTCAAACCCTTGGGGGGCGTCGCCTGGGCCCGTCGGCGCCGGCCGCAGCGGATGCGGGCCACGTATCACCGACGCAAGGGGACCGAGCAGTTCCTCGGCTTCTACGACGTGCATGCCGACTGCTTGAGCGGGCTGTTCCGGCGCCGCAAGCGCATCGTCGAAATCAGCGAGGCGTTTCGGCGCTTGCGCGCGTGCTACCCGCGCAAACGCCTCTTCGTCATCCTGGATAACTTGCACAATGTCCATGATCATCCGCGCTTCCTGGCGGTGCTCCGCCGCCTGCACATCCACCCCGTGTGGACGCCCACGGACGCCTCCTGGCTCAACGCCATCGAAGCTCACTTCGGGGTCACGAAGCGAGCCACCCTCACCGGCTCGGACGATCTCGACCACGTCCCGCGCCGCCGCCGCATCTATCGCTACCTCCGCTACCGCAACCGCCAAATCGGCCAGGCAGATCATCCCTTGACGCGCATCCGGTCCACTCGCCCTATCAAGTTGGATCGACACTAG